A region of Paractinoplanes abujensis DNA encodes the following proteins:
- a CDS encoding PASTA domain-containing protein, with protein sequence MSYSSPPPNGDPVGPQYPSTPSDHGWSQPPGYQPPAAYGQPVPPPPAKKKNGKVVLTVVGGVLGLCCFGGVIAAAFGDDDEKATTGVAAPAATLAAEPESVPSSPVITTPPEPATVTTPPKPATVTTPPEPATVTTPPKPATATVPNLRGENAAVAADRLKQLGFTRVEFGSADKGDTWVVLPQNWTVTKQSAKAGTKLALDTLIVLTCTKQG encoded by the coding sequence ATGTCGTATTCCAGTCCGCCGCCGAACGGTGATCCGGTCGGTCCTCAATACCCCTCGACGCCGTCGGACCACGGGTGGTCCCAGCCGCCGGGATATCAGCCGCCCGCGGCGTACGGTCAGCCCGTTCCGCCGCCGCCGGCCAAGAAGAAGAACGGGAAGGTCGTCCTGACCGTCGTCGGTGGCGTGCTCGGCCTCTGTTGTTTCGGCGGGGTCATCGCCGCCGCTTTCGGCGATGACGATGAGAAAGCCACAACCGGGGTCGCCGCGCCTGCGGCCACTCTCGCCGCCGAGCCCGAGTCAGTGCCCTCGTCCCCGGTCATTACCACGCCACCCGAGCCGGCCACCGTGACGACGCCGCCCAAGCCGGCCACCGTCACGACGCCGCCCGAGCCGGCCACCGTCACGACGCCGCCCAAGCCGGCCACCGCCACGGTGCCGAACCTGCGGGGCGAGAACGCCGCGGTGGCCGCCGACCGGCTCAAGCAGCTGGGTTTCACCCGCGTCGAGTTCGGCTCGGCCGACAAGGGCGACACCTGGGTGGTGCTGCCGCAGAACTGGACGGTCACGAAGCAGTCGGCGAAGGCCGGCACGAAGCTGGCCCTGGACACTTTGATCGTCCTCACCTGCACCAAGCAGGGCTGA
- a CDS encoding DUF4190 domain-containing protein — MHWLLPTGRSWQSIAAGYLGLVGLVVWVLGPFALGLGIWAVVRSAREPGVHGRGRAVFGIVAGAIGTLMTLVVLQSVAG, encoded by the coding sequence GTGCACTGGCTACTGCCGACGGGCCGGAGCTGGCAGTCGATCGCGGCCGGCTATCTCGGCCTGGTCGGGCTGGTCGTGTGGGTGCTCGGCCCGTTCGCGCTCGGCCTCGGCATCTGGGCGGTCGTCCGGTCGGCCCGTGAGCCCGGGGTGCACGGCCGGGGCCGCGCCGTCTTCGGCATCGTCGCCGGGGCCATCGGCACGCTGATGACGCTGGTGGTCCTGCAGAGCGTCGCCGGCTGA